The Halomonas sp. KG2 genome contains a region encoding:
- the hutI gene encoding imidazolonepropionase — MPNATDRRLWRDISVFDGLRTLPDRMAVITEGAHIIALSPMSEFDEQLANNCTEMGSGGVMTPGLVDCHTHLVFGGSRAEEFEARLEGASYEEIAKRGGGILSTVRATREASEDELLRLAKPRLEALIADGVTTVEIKSGYGLTVKDELKMLRVARRLGKMLPVNVVTTLLGAHALPPEYKDDSDGYIDLVCQEMIPAAVAEGLADAVDVFCEKIAFSVEQCERVFAAAEAHGLPIKAHAEQLSNLGGTAMAARHGALSADHIEYLDDTGIAAMHEAGSVAVILPGAFHTLRETQQPPIAALRSAGVPMAVATDANPGSSPLFMPTLMLNLACTLFRLTPQEALAGMTAHGATALGLSGKGRIHEGAEADLCVWDIDAPAELAYAVQPGRLRQRMFQGVLTHGH, encoded by the coding sequence ATGCCGAATGCAACGGATCGTCGCCTCTGGCGCGATATCAGCGTCTTCGATGGCTTGCGGACATTGCCCGACCGCATGGCCGTTATTACCGAAGGGGCACACATCATCGCCTTGTCGCCCATGAGTGAGTTCGACGAGCAACTCGCCAATAACTGCACAGAGATGGGCAGTGGCGGTGTGATGACCCCTGGTCTTGTGGACTGCCACACCCACCTTGTCTTTGGCGGTTCTCGGGCTGAAGAGTTTGAAGCGCGGCTTGAAGGGGCTAGCTATGAAGAGATTGCTAAACGCGGTGGCGGCATACTTAGTACCGTTCGTGCCACGCGCGAGGCTAGCGAAGATGAGCTGCTAAGACTCGCTAAACCGCGTCTTGAAGCACTGATTGCCGACGGCGTTACCACCGTGGAGATTAAGTCTGGCTACGGGCTTACCGTCAAAGATGAACTCAAGATGCTGCGTGTCGCGCGCCGTCTCGGCAAGATGCTGCCAGTCAACGTCGTCACGACGCTGCTGGGCGCCCATGCCCTCCCCCCAGAATACAAAGATGACAGCGACGGCTATATCGATCTTGTCTGCCAGGAAATGATCCCTGCAGCAGTGGCTGAAGGCCTGGCAGATGCGGTTGATGTGTTCTGCGAAAAAATCGCCTTCTCAGTGGAACAGTGCGAGCGAGTGTTTGCAGCCGCCGAGGCCCACGGCCTACCCATCAAGGCCCACGCCGAACAGCTCTCTAACCTGGGCGGAACGGCCATGGCCGCACGCCACGGAGCCCTATCTGCTGACCACATTGAGTACCTGGATGACACTGGCATCGCTGCCATGCATGAGGCCGGTAGTGTGGCGGTAATCCTGCCCGGTGCTTTCCATACCCTTCGTGAAACGCAACAACCGCCGATTGCGGCGCTGCGCAGCGCAGGCGTTCCAATGGCAGTGGCTACCGACGCCAACCCCGGCAGCTCCCCACTGTTTATGCCCACGCTAATGCTCAACTTGGCCTGCACGCTGTTCCGCCTGACTCCCCAAGAGGCACTGGCGGGCATGACAGCCCATGGGGCAACTGCGCTAGGCCTATCGGGCAAAGGACGCATCCACGAAGGTGCAGAAGCCGACCTCTGCGTATGGGATATCGATGCACCCGCCGAGCTCGCTTACGCCGTACAACCAGGACGCCTTCGTCAGCGCATGTTCCAGGGAGTGCTTACCCATGGCCATTAA
- the hutG gene encoding formimidoylglutamase, translated as MAINSEATATELDMSLWTGRTDPEPNSERWHQKIQPLSPAAAPGCALLGFESDAGVARNQGRTGAAQGPSALRKALAPLAWHRTGPAYDAGNVRCEGDALETAQQALADRLAALLKAEHFPVVLGGGHEVAYGSWLGLAQHLADNGEKAPRIGIINFDAHFDLRDPSHVRSSGTPFTQIADECAKRGWPFRYACLGVSRAANTRALFNRAAQLGVMVREDRDFQPAHLECIRRDLERFMVRCDHLYLTIDLDVLPAGEAPGVSAPAARGVSLALIEPLIETIRDSGKLRLADLAELNPDHDIDSRTARAAARIVFQLALDT; from the coding sequence ATGGCCATTAACAGTGAAGCCACTGCCACTGAGCTCGACATGTCACTCTGGACAGGCCGAACAGACCCTGAACCCAACAGTGAGCGCTGGCATCAAAAGATCCAACCGCTCAGCCCAGCGGCAGCGCCGGGCTGTGCTTTATTAGGTTTTGAAAGCGATGCAGGTGTGGCCAGAAACCAGGGGCGTACCGGTGCTGCGCAAGGCCCTTCGGCACTGCGTAAAGCGCTGGCACCGCTGGCGTGGCACCGCACAGGCCCAGCCTATGATGCGGGAAATGTACGCTGCGAAGGCGATGCCCTAGAAACCGCCCAACAAGCCCTCGCCGATCGATTAGCAGCGTTGCTTAAGGCTGAACACTTTCCCGTTGTGCTAGGTGGCGGCCATGAGGTGGCCTATGGCAGTTGGCTGGGGCTTGCCCAGCATCTCGCTGATAACGGTGAAAAAGCACCACGCATCGGCATTATCAATTTTGATGCCCACTTCGATCTTCGCGATCCCTCTCATGTTCGCTCTTCGGGCACCCCCTTTACGCAAATTGCTGATGAATGCGCCAAGCGCGGCTGGCCGTTTCGCTACGCCTGCTTAGGCGTAAGCCGCGCTGCCAACACGCGCGCGCTGTTTAACCGTGCTGCACAACTCGGCGTCATGGTTCGTGAAGACAGGGACTTTCAACCGGCCCACCTTGAGTGCATTCGGCGCGACCTGGAGCGCTTCATGGTGCGTTGCGATCACCTCTATCTGACCATCGATCTGGATGTACTGCCCGCTGGGGAAGCCCCTGGCGTTAGTGCTCCCGCCGCTCGCGGCGTCTCACTCGCACTGATTGAACCACTGATTGAGACCATTCGCGACAGCGGCAAGCTGCGTTTAGCTGATCTCGCCGAGCTAAATCCAGATCACGATATCGATAGCCGTACGGCCCGCGCGGCAGCACGAATTGTCTTTCAGTTGGCGCTCGACACCTAG